tgtttttcttattgcattgataatagccatacaaatacttacatacaaaatattttagaagatgacaccctgccaaaatatgataggaccgctgtgtgttttcaactaattaatgaaaaggagggatcctcccgagtttcttctattgtttctgaaagtaaatcaggttatgcggacaagccacccttcaagcctcttcctcctaaagaagggaacgaggagaaggaagagaagaagaagaagaaaaagggaacgaagaagaagaagaaggagaataaaaagaaagaggtaacggcgtatccccgcgtgaatgagataacgctaggtaaccgtaagtatgttgctcctaatgattattgtgataatgaatctgaatacgatgattttcctatgccctttacatacattagcaatcatgatttgaatgagcacactacttttgatattgcaaatctctgggaaactaattctgaaaatgatgatgataataattgccatagtgtcagtgctatccatgcttcctcccatgatgatatagaaagctctaagcttggggaagaggtgttttaaaatcctttagctactggtcattatgttcttgatacatctccttctaataacaatgatggtgtggacacagataaaccgactgtgaaagataactattctatttcctatgatgacattgtgcctccgatctctgatgattattataaagaatgctatgatataggttctaactatccttatgaaacttgtcatagtcatgattggattaccaaaaacaattcccttaatatgcaatttgtttaccatgttcaaattcttgataataatcttgctccaattactattaatgagaataactcttcttatgccaaatttaatgatacttctatgcatatgaaccatgataagaatgttttaagtgatgggtatattgtggatttcatcaatgatgctactgaaagttattatgagaaagggaaatatggtcgtatgcatcttaataatattaagtttcccctctttatgttgagaatcctgaagttactcgtgttctatcctcttatgcttgtcactttgttcttcatgaattcatttgtgtacaagatttctttgcataggaagtgggttagacttaaatgtgttttgaattgcctcttgatactctctttttgcttcaaatactatttcctgcgagtggatcattaaaactgctgagcccatcttaatggctataaagaaagaacttcttgggagataacccatgtgttattttgatacagtactttgttttatatttgtgtcttcgaagttgtttactactgtagcaacctctccttatcttagttttgtgttttgttgtgccaagtaaagtcgttgatagcaaggttcatactagatttggattactgcgcagaaacagatttctttgctgtcacgaatctgggcaaaattctctgtaggtaactcagaaaattatgccaatttacgtgagtgatcctcagatatgtacgcaactttcattcaatttgagcattttcatttgagcaagtctggtgcctcaataaaattcatctttacggactgttctgttttgacagattctgccttttatttcgcattgcttcttttgctatgtgggatggatttctttgttccattgacttccagtagctttgagcaatgtccagaagtgttaagaatgattgtgtcacctctgaacatgtgaatttttgattatgcactaaccctctaatgagttgttttgagtttggtgtgaaggaagttttcaagggtcaagagaggaggatgatacaatgtgatcaagaagagtgaaaagtctaagcttggggatgccccggtggttcatccctgcatatttcaagaagactcaagcatctaagcttggggatgcccaaggcatccccttcttcatcgacaaattatcaggttccttctcttgaaactatatttttattcggtcacatcttatgtactttacttggagcgtctgtatgtttcttgtttttgtttttgtttgaataaatgcttgtgtgggagagagacacgctccgctggttcgtatgaacacatgtgttcctagcttttaattttcatggcgaaggttgaaactgcttcgttaattattatatggttggaaacggaaaatgctacatgtagtaattggtagaatgtcttggataatttgatacttggcaattgttgtgctcatgtttaagctcttgcatcatataccttgcacctattagtgaagaaatacatagagcttgttaaaatttggatcgcatgagtggtttctctagagtctagatattttctagtgaggtgtttgaacaacaaggaagacgatgtatagtcttataatgcttgtaatatgtcttttatgtaagttttgatgtactagttcatgcttgtgtttgcttcaaacaaccttgctagcctaagccttgtatcgagagggaatacttctcatgcatccaaaatccttgagccaaacactatgccatttgtgtccaccatacctacctactacatggtatttctccgccattccaaagtaaattgcttgagtgctacctttaaacaattcaaaatttatcacctctgatttgtgtcaatgttttatagctcatgaggaagtatgtggtgtttatctttcaatcttgttgggcaactttcaccaatggactagtggcttcatccgcttatccaataattttgcaaaaagagctggcaatgggattcccagtcccaaattaattaacaaaaatagacactcctccatggtatgtgattgttggacggcacccgaaggattcggttagccatggcttgtgtaagcaaaggttgggaggagtgtcatcataataaaactaaaataaaaaggcactccttcatggtatgagattgttggcaggcacccgaggattcggttagccatggtttgtgaaagaaaggttggaaggagtgccacccaaaaataaaataaaatgggagccgctctttaaaggtttgtctggcaagggggttagagtacccgctaccattcgttgacaacaacatacacctctcaaaactttatctttatgctctctttatgttttcaaaataaaagctctagcacaaatatagcaatcaatgcttccctctgcgaagggccattcttttacttttatgttgagtcagtttacccatttctctctatcctagaagcaaacacttgtgttaactgtgcattgattcttacatacttgcctattgcacttgttatattgctttgcattgacaactatccatgagatatacatgctacaagttgaaagcaaccgctgaaacttaatcttccattgtgttgcttcaatacctttactaagaatttattgctttatgagtaactcttatgcaagacttattgatgcttgtcttgaaagtactactcatgaaaagtctttgctatatgattcaattgtttactcattgcatttacattgtttcgaatcgctgcattcatctcatatgctttacaatagtatgattaagattatgttggtagcatgtcacctcagaaattatcttttatcgtttacctactcgaggacgagtaggaactaagcttggggatgctgatacgtctccaacgtatctataatttctgatgttccatgcttgttttatgacaataccgacatgttttgttcacactttatgtcattattatgcgttttccggaactaacctattgacgagatgccgaaaggcgattctgttttcattgtttttggtttcagaaatcctagtaaggaaatattttcggaatcggacgaaatcaacaccgaaagtcttagaaatacgcgaagctttcagagcaccggagaaaggccagaggggtgacagggggggcccaccccatagggcggcgcggcccaaggggggggcgcgccccctatcatctgggcaccccgtggcccctccgactccgactctccgcctatataatcgtccctgacctaaaaacatcgaccagttcgacggaaacagagaaaaccatcgagagccgccgccatcgcgaaagtccaatttgggggatagaagtcgctgttccggcaccctgccgggacggggaattgcccccggagccatctccaccgccgtctccaccgccatcttcaccgccatcgctgcctccatgatgaggagggagtaattcacccccggggctgagggctccgctgtagctatgtggttcatctctctctctttgtgatcaagttgaatattatctatgtgctactctagtgatgttattaaaatactctattcctcctgcacggtgtaatggtgacaatgtgtgcatccgtgttagtacttggcgtaggctatgattgtaatctcttgtggattatgaagttaactattgctatgatagtattgatgtgatctatgcctccttcatagtgtgatggtgacagtgtgcatgctatgttagttctcggtgtgattgcgttgatctatcttacactctaaggttatttaaatatgaacattgaatattgtggagcttgttaactccggctttgagggttcgtgtaatcctacacagttagtggtgttcatcatccaacaagagggtgtagagtagtcctgttatgtgatcattgttgagagtgtccactagtgaaagcaggatccctgggccttgcttccaagcatcgaatctccgtttgtttactgttttgttaaatgtttactcgctgccatatttcattcagattgctattatcactcatactcatccatattacttgtacctcactatctcttcgccgaactagtgcacctattgtattaggtgtgttggggacacaagagactttttgctttgtggttgcagggttgcttgagagggatatctttgacctcttcctccctgagatcgataaaccttgggtgatccacttaagggaaacttgctgctgttctacaaacctctgctcttggaggcccaacactgtctacaaaaatagaagctcccgtagacatcaagcctgGGCGAGCCAAACTATGACCAAATTTTTGTGAATATTCATCGACAAGTGTAAACATATCGCATCGAAGTTTTCACATATAAATATGGACACGATAGATAAAAAACATAATAGCACACTTTATGTTCTGGCCGAGCTCATCCATTGGTTAGGGCTAACGTCTAATGATGACCAAGTAGTCGGAATATAGGATTCCTGGCCCAGTTTGAGGCCCAAGAATTGTCgacgtggggcgttgcccaagaattGAGTCGTTCAAGCCCGGGCATAGCGGGAGCCCCTATACAATGGAGAATCCTATTCATCACCCGCGGGTGATGGGTATAAACCATCGCCCGCGTGCTAGTGagtttgggccgcggcccatcaACAGGCAGGGAGCGAGTAGGCCTCGATTTTTTTTCGGGTTTTGTCGAGTATTTTACTGGTTTTTCTTGGGTTTGGTTTTCTTTAGATTTTTCTTcaattttttcgatttttttctttttctgttattTATTTTTTAACAAATTTTAAAGTCGAGCAAATTTTAAAGTtaaaaaatttcaaatttgaacaaatttcaaagtaAGTAAATTTTAAATCTGAGCAAATTTTGAATATGGGCAATTTTTAAATCTAAGCAAATTTCGAATCTGGGCAAATTTGAAATCTAAGCAATTTTCAAATATGAGAAAATTTCAATTCTGAGCAAATTTCAAATCTAAAGAAATTTCAAATTTAGGAAATTTTGAAACAACCGAACTTACGTAAGTTACTTACTGTGTATAAGAACCCTGTCACGCACGAATTTTTTATCTCgttcttttcttcttttgttcAGATTTGAGAAATGTAGaaaattaaaaattgttcaaattcgaaaaaaaatAATATGAAAAATGTATCAgaataaaaattgttcaaatacaaaaatgttcaaattcaaaacaATGTTCAAATTCCAAAAATGTTTaacttaaaattgttcaaattccaaAATGTTCAAAACTGAAAATGTTCGaacttgaaaattgttcaaacataaaatttgttcagattaaaagatgttcatatttaaaaaatgttcaaatttgaaaacagtTTAAATCAGAAATAGTACAAACTTGAAAAAGTTCAAAAATCGAAAAAagttcaaaatttaaaaagttttaaATAACTAACCGGCAAAACAAGAACCCTATGTGTCGCTAGATACGCAAAAGAATCGAACCATTCTGGGCCAGGCCCATAGACGAGGGGGTATGCGGAGAGCCAGATCCCTCCCGCAATGAGCGGAGGATAGGGATCACCGGGCATAGATGTGTCTGGTGATGAATTTTGCTTCGATGAATCGCTGGACAGCAGAGCCGATCGAACGAGAAGCCCGGGCAGTCGCCCAGGCAACATGGATTGTAGGTCCGCCGATGTTGTTATCCTAGGAGAACATGGAGGCAGGTAGGGTTGCAGAGCGGGGTCCGCAAGTAAGCACCCTGAATCCCGCAAAACAATAAAATAGAGCAAATAGAGGTGGAAATTGAAGAGGATTTAAAGCATGGATAGTGCAAAACGTGATCCCGCATCCCGCCCCACTTGACAGCCTAGAGGCAGGGTCGCAGGGGAAGGACGGAAATATTTTGGATATAGCATgtttaattcttcttgatttgtGTTAGAAACTCGCGTTTGCTGAATTCGATCATGCCGATGGTTTGTTGTAGAAATGCATGCTGGTCTATTTTTCTGTCATGCACTCCAGAATTTTCTACCTAACTATACTTTAAACTCTATCAATATTATTGGATGTGATTTGGCGGAACGTACCGTGGAGCTGGGTACGGTTGCGTGTTATATAGTAGGGCACAAAGGCTATATAGTACATGATAGGTATCCGTATACAAAATCATACGGTATACACAACTGACATCTAACACTTCCCCTTAATCTAAACCTTTTGAAAGGTTGAGATTACGCTTAAACTCATCTAACCTCTTTACAGGGAGAGCTTTTGTGAAACCATCAGCAACCTGATCCTTACTAGAGATAAACCTGATACCTAGAAGGTTTTTAGCAACTCTCTCTctaacaaaatgaaaatcaatCTCAATGTGTTTGGTTCTAGCATGAAACACTGGATTTACAGACAAATAGGTAGCACCTAAGTTGTCACACCAAAGACATGGTTTTTCCTTTAACTTAACACCAAGTTCAGCAAGAAGCGCTTCCACCCAAATTAACTCAGCAGTGGCATTGGCCAGTGCCTTATATTCAGCTTCAGTACTTGATCTAGACACAGTGTCTTGTTTTCTGGCACTCCAAGAAACTAAGTTTGGCCCAACAAATATAGCAAAACCTCCTGTGGATCTCCTATCATCAAGAGAACCTGCCCAATCTGCATCTGAAAAGGCACTGAGAAATGTGGAGGAAGACCTTGCAAATGTAGTTCCAACTTtcaatgtatcaaacacatatctAAGTATACGCTTAACTGCTGTCCAATGATCTGTAGTTGGAGCATGAAGAAACTGACAAACTTTGTTAACATAGAAAGCCAAATCCGGTCGTGTCAGAGTCAAATATTGCAAAGCTCCAACAATACTTCTATATTGTGTACTATCTTCAGGACCTAGAGGCGTACCATCATAAAGAGATAGTTGTTCTGTGGAGGACAGAGGTGTAGGTGTAGCCTTGCATCCATTCATTCCCACTTTTGCAACTAAGTCACTTGCATATTTCTCTTGTGTCAAAATCAAACCATTAGAAGTTCGTTTTACTTCAATACCAAGAAAATAGTGTAGATCACCTAAGTCCTTGATAGCAAAATTCTCATTTAAATCTCGAAGCAAACAAGTAATAGCACGATCTGAGGAGCTTGTTACTatgatgtcatcaacataaataAGCATGTAGATGATGATACCCGATTTGTTGTAAAGAAACAATGAAGTATCAGCCTTTGAGGGAACAAACCCAAGAGCACACAACTTAGAGCTGAGTCTTGAATACCATGCTCGAGGTGCTTGCTTTAATCCATAGAGAGCCTTGTCAAGTTTGCAGATGTAGTGTGGTACAGAAGAACTTTCAAAGCCTGGAGGTTGTTTCATATAaacttcctcttccagaacaccatgaagaaacgcgttcttgacatctagctgccgTAGACTCCATCCACGAGAAACAGATATAGACAGAACAATTCTGATAGTAGCAATTTTGACTACATGGCTGaaagtatcttcataatcaatgcCATACCTCTGTTTGAAACCTTTTGCAACAAGACGTGCCTTGTACCTATCAATAGTGTCATCTGCCTTTTTCTTGATACGATACACCCATTTGCAATCAATTAAATTTCTGCTTTTACTTGGAGGAACAAGGTGCCAGGTCTTGTTGTCAATCAAAGCATCATATTCATCTTGCATTGCTTGTCGCCAATTAGGATCATTGAGAGCTTCCACAAGAGTGCATGGCTCACCTGTAGAAGACAACATGCCATATCTAACAGTTCCATCAGTATACTTTTTGGGATTTCTTATACCTTTCTGAAGACGAGTACGTGGTTCAGCAGGTGGTGCAGCAATAATGGTTTCCCCCTGGCTGCAGCCACAGAAGATCCAGAGACAACCCCAGATTCTGTGGCAGAGGGAACAGAGGGAGCAACGCTGGCAGCGCCAGATGGCGAGACGGAACTGGCTGGGGGCGTGTGTTGGCCACGCGCAGACGGAGACAGCGGCGGGGGCCGCTCTGGCGCTGCAGACGAGGCACCAGGTGGCGGGCTAGCAGAGGACGCGGGCGTGTGTCGAGCACACGAGGGCGGGGACCTCTCCGGCGCGGCGGGCGAAGCGCCAGATGGCGGGCCAGCAGCAGACGGAGATGTGGCGGGAGAATCCTCCTCGGGATCGGAGTCCTCGGGATCAGAGGACGTCAGGGAATGTTCCTCTGCATGGTTTTCAGTGCCAGGTTCGTCATTTTCTGGCAGATTTTCATCTTCAATTTCTGAGCTGATTTCAGCTCCATTTTCAGCAGGATTTTCAGCAGTGCCTTCCGCATCCTGTAGAATATGAACAATAGGCACAATAGGAGACATATGGTTATCAAAATTACGTGCACCCTCATGCGATGATGATGAATCAATGGTGGATGGAAGGAGTAAAATTTCCTTTTTGAGAAGAGCACCGGCATTGGGATGTAGTGAGGCAAAAGGGAACACATTttcatcaaagacaacatcaCGAGAGATGTAGATGCGACCAGTTGACACATCTAGACACTTAACACCCTTGTGAAGAGGACTGTAACCAAGGAAAACACATTGCTTGGAGCGGAAAGCAAGTTTGCGTTTGTTATAAGGGCGAAGATTTGGCCAGCAAGCACAACCAAAAACTCGGAGAGCATCATAATTTGGTGTAACATGAAGAAGACGTTCTGTGGGAGTCTCAAAGTTTAGAACTTTACTAGGGAGTAAATTAATGAGAAAGGTGGCAGTGAGAAAAGCTTCATCCCAAAACTTAAAAGGCATAGATGCATTGGCAAGTAAAGCAAGACCAACTTCAACAATATGACGATGTTTTCTTTCAGCGGAGCCATTTTGTTGATGGGCATGAGGACAGGAAACATGATGGGTAATGCCAACTTGCTGAAAGAATccattcagtttctcatattcacCACCCCAATCTGTTTGCATAGTAACTATTTTCCTATCAAACTTGCGCTCAACAAGCTGTTGATAATTAAGGAAAGCTTGATAAACATCAGAACGCCTCTTAAGCAAATATATCCAAGTAAATTTACtaaaatcatcaataaagcttacatagTATGCATGTTTGCCCACAGAGAGAGgagcaggaccccatacatcagagaaaACTTGTTCTAGAGGAGCAGTGGAGACACTAGTAGATATAGAATATGGCAACTGATGACTCTTAGCTAACTGACAAGAATCACAAATATATGGGGTACTCTCATGGGTGTAAGCTATTTTATTTTTCCTAAGAACTTGTTGAACCACAAAGGAAGATGGATGACCTAAACGACGATGCCATGTAGAGGATGATGGCTTTATTGCGGCGAAGGCAAGCTTGGAGGTCTCATGAAACATAGGCACCAAGGGATAGAGACCACCATAGCAGGGGCCCCTAAACAGAATTCTTCGAGTTTCCTGGTCCTTGATTAAGAAGAAGAAAGGGTGAAACTCAATAAAGACATGATTATCAAGAGTGAACTTATGCACAGACAAAAGATTTTTGGATGCATTAGGGACATGGAGGATGTTGTTAAGATCAAAAGAACCATGAGGGGTACGCAAAATTGAATTACCAATATGACTAATGGGCATGCCGTTACCTTCAGCAGTGCGAACCCGATCTTGTCCATTGTACTTGTTGGCGATGTGAAGCTTGTTCAATTCACTGGTGATATGATCGGTGGCACCAGTATCAGTGTACCAGTTTGTGTCCACTCCATAGGATGCAAGGTGTGCACCCTTATCTCCTTTTTCTCCCTTGTCTTTCTTGTCATCAGAGTAGCGCCACCAACAATCAGAGGCAGGGTGACCATGGATCTTGCAAATTTGACATTCAGTATCAACATAAGGAGTGGGGGCACGGTCACGGCGTCCACCCCCATCGCGACGCTTGTCGCGTCTGTCATCACGGCGATCACGGTCGCCACGGCGGTCATCACTGCGCCAAGATCCGCGATCATCACCACGTGAGGAAGAGTAGCGGTCATCATCTCTAGGGTGGCGGTAGCCACCACCTCCACTGCCCCCGCCACGGTGAGGGCCACGGTCAGGGCTACGACCACGCGGAGAAGAGTATCGGCGCTGAGGAGAGGTCCGGCCACGGAAACGTTGCTCACGGTCATGACGGGCCAGATTTGCAGAGGAGACAAAGGTGCCATTTTCTTCAATGCCATTACGCATGTCATAGTAGGACAGCTGATCATAAAATTCATCCAGGGTGGTGCCATGATTCCCATTGACTGTGGTGATAAGAGAATTATACTCAGTCTTGTCAAGACCATGGAGTAGATAACCAAGGAACTCATCGTCCTCAATGGGCTTTCCAAGAGCAGTAAGTTCAGATGCAAACCCTCTCATCTTTGTGTAGCACTGATCCGCAGTCATGGTGAGCTTCTTGGTGTCATTGAGCTGTTCGCGCAGGTGTTGGGCTTTGGTGCGGGAGGCAGTTTTGAACATGGCGTTGATGGTGGTCCAAGCTTCAGCGGTGGATTCAACGCCAAGAAGATGTGAGAGGATATCTGGGGACAGCGTGTTCAAGAGAAACCGGAGAACCTGTTGATCCTTGGCCATCCAGGTGACATAGGCCGGGTTCTCCACGGTGACCTTCTTGTTGTCAATATCGTCGACTTCAACGACCTTCGGCGGGGCGCGATCTGTCCCCTCGAGAAGAGACATCACATTGGCACCACGGAACGCGGGAAGAACAAGTGCCTTCCACAGCAGAAAATTGCCCCGAGTAAGTTGTTGCGCTGGAGGGGCTCCAAGGGCAGCAGCAAGACCGGGGGTTGTTGATGACGAActcatggcggcggcggcagatGGCAACGTCGACGCGGTGGGCTAGGGTTTTGGACGATTTTTGGTTGTGGGTTTTCTTGAGATCGGCGACGACTAGGTGTATAGAGGCGGCCTGATTTGTTGTcgtggggcggcggcggtggcttttAGGGTTAGCACACGGCGGCGGCAGGTTTTTGGTGTAGGTTTTTGATCGCGGTGACCGCAGGGAGAGAGCTACGGCGACGGCGAGAtgtagaggaggcggcggcggcggcggctcgagagaggagcggcggcggcggcggcgggttttTGGATCGGCAGCTAGGTCAGGGAAGagcctgctctgataccatattggATGTGATTTGGCGGAACGTACCGTGGAGCTGGGTACGGTTGCGTGTTATATAGTAGGGCACAAAGGCCGTATAGTACATGATAGGTATCCGTATACAAAATCATACGGTATACACAACTGACATCTAACAAATATATCAGTTAGTATCGAGATATTTTTTTATGCTCATTCACTTCGATACTTATACAGTGGTCTACCAATTGTCTAATTGTTAAATGTACAGAACATATAAAATAAGATAGTATTCCTAGATTGCACATACTAAAATATATAGATGATTTTTTCTATTATTTTAGTTTCTAAGAAACGGAGGCAAAATAAATTTTGTTATATTTTTTTTAGATGGCCCAAATTTGTTTACACAAGCAATCAAAGTTTTAGTAGTGCACTAAATGTTTGCACTCATGGAAATCAGAATTGTGCAAAGTATAGTAACTTACTTTAATATTCAAACTTATAAACATAAGATAATAAACAAGAAACATGTAAAAGATTTTAGTATAAATATGTTAGAACGCATGGGAAATCAATGGTAATATTAAATTGTGTGCTTGGAACTATTATTAATGGTGTACTAGTGCTAAGCAATGTGAAGCTCTTGCACGTCTAGAAGGCCTCGAACAGATTATTGATCGACATTGTTTGCCCGTAATTATCAAAATAAATTGTTTTAGGTTAATGAATGATATTGCTGCTAATTCAACTGATAAATCATGACTTTGTTGTGTCTATAGGGAGATCCAAGAGCTTCTAAGTGTAATGAGATAGCCCATGTGTTGTCGCAGCTTGGCAAGAGTGAGTCGCGTGGAGTATCAACTACCGCGATCCTGGCACTAATCGCAGAAAATTATAAAAACTTTATTCACTAAATAATAAATCTCATGGTTTCCCTAAAAAATAATACTCCATCTGATCCATAATAATTATCggagttttagtttaaatttgaacTGTTTTGAACTAAAGTCCCGACACTTATTAGAGATTGAAGGGAGTATGTATTTTTCAAATGAAGGGAAAAAACCCACATCTTCCATTCAGAAACCCGCATAGCATACTTTTACAAACTTCTTGAGGGGTAATACCaacaaaaaaatagc
This region of Lolium perenne isolate Kyuss_39 chromosome 2, Kyuss_2.0, whole genome shotgun sequence genomic DNA includes:
- the LOC139835485 gene encoding uncharacterized protein; the encoded protein is MSSSSTTPGLAAALGAPPAQQLTRGNFLLWKALVLPAFRGANVMSLLEGTDRAPPKVVEVDDIDNKKVTVENPAYVTWMAKDQQVLRFLLNTLSPDILSHLLGVESTAEAWTTINAMFKTASRTKAQHLREQLNDTKKLTMTADQCYTKMRGFASELTALGKPIEDDEFLGYLLHGLDKTEYNSLITTVNGNHGTTLDEFYDQLSYYDMRNGIEENGTFVSSANLARHDREQRFRGRTSPQRRYSSPRGRSPDRGPHRGGGSGGGGYRHPRDDDRYSSSRGDDRGSWRSDDRRGDRDRRDDRRDKRRDGGGRRDRAPTPYVDTECQICKIHGHPASDCWWRYSDDKKDKGEKGDKGAHLASYGVDTNWYTDTGATDHITSELNKLHIANKYNGQDRLVERKFDRKIVTMQTDWGGEYEKLNGFFQQDAEGTAENPAENGAEISSEIEDENLPENDEPGTENHAEEHSLTSSDPEDSDPEEDSPATSPSAAGPPSGASPAAPERSPPSCARHTPASSASPPPGASSAAPERPPPLSPQGETIIAAPPAEPRTRLQKGEPCTLVEALNDPNWRQAMQDEYDALIDNKTWHLVPPSKSRNLIDCKWVYRIKKKADDTIDRYKARLVAKGFKQRERVAKNLLGIRFISSKDQVADGFTKALPVKRLDEFKRNLNLSKGLD